The Lycium barbarum isolate Lr01 chromosome 12, ASM1917538v2, whole genome shotgun sequence genome includes a region encoding these proteins:
- the LOC132622833 gene encoding homeobox-leucine zipper protein HAT22-like has protein sequence MGFDDICNTGLVLGLGFSSATDQKSTKIAPLGKGPSLGFEPSLTLSLSGDRTYEQQVMKKVNVTKPLINDHQSADLYRQDSTAASSYSNGSVKRERDVGSEETTTEIERVSSRISDEDDDGSNARKKLRLTKPQSALLEESFKLHSTLNPKQKQDLARDLNLRPRQVEVWFQNRRARTKLKQTEVDCEFLKKCCETLTEENRRLHKELQELKAQKIAQPLYMQLPAATLTMCPSCERIGGVGENPTKNPFTIAQKPHFYSQFTNPSAAC, from the exons ATGGGTTTTGATGATATTTGCAACACGGGCCTGGTTTTAGGATTAGGCTTTTCCTCAGCAACCGATCAGAAATCAACAAAAATAGCACCACTTGGCAAAGGACCGTCTCTTGGGTTTGAACCTTCGCTAACTTTAAGCCTTTCAGGTGATCGTACCTACGAACAACAAGTTATGAAGAAGGTTAATGTTACGAAGCCGTTGATAAATGATCATCAATCAGCTGATTTATATCGTCAAGATAGTACTGCTGCTTCTTCCTATTCAAATGGTAGTGTGAAAAGGGAGAGAGATGTTGGTAGTGAAGAGACGACGACGGAAATAGAGAGAGTTTCCTCAAGAATTAGcgatgaagatgatgatggtTCTAATGCTAGGAAGAAACTTAGGCTCACTAAACCACAATCTGCCCTTTTGGAAGAGAGCTTCAAGCTACACAGCACTCTCAATCCT AAACAAAAACAGGATTTAGCCAGGGACCTGAATTTAAGGCCTCGCCAAGTTGAAGTCTGGTTCCAGAACAGAAGAGCCAG AACAAAGCTGAAGCAAACAGAGGTTGACTGTGAGTTCCTGAAAAAATGTTGCGAGACACTGACAGAGGAAAACAGGAGGCTTCACAAGGAGTTACAAGAACTGAAGGCTCAAAAAATAGCACAACCTTTGTACATGCAGTTGCCGGCAGCCACCTTAACTATGTGTCCTTCATGCGAGAGGATCGGTGGTGTCGGAGAAAATCCAACAAAAAATCCTTTCACTATTGCTCAGAAGCCTCACTTCTACAGTCAATTCACCAATCCATCAGCAGCTTGTTAA